A region from the Falco rusticolus isolate bFalRus1 chromosome 4, bFalRus1.pri, whole genome shotgun sequence genome encodes:
- the MARF1 gene encoding meiosis regulator and mRNA stability factor 1 isoform X3, which produces MMDGNRTENLCNRSLGWLQRQENDAKPWLWKLSNCFSAAEKSLPCSAKRKDYMENKKAAVELKDASSPCNAGSKLFPAVPLPDVRPLHQQQIQLSPGPKPTRNSLVDAAKIWPNIPPPSAQTTPVPIPICNGCGTKGTGNEKSLLLASSLGKSPQKYGSPEVAITGQVLENLPPIGVFWDIENCSVPTGRSAIAVVQRIREKFFKGHREAEFICVCDISKENKEVIQELNNCQVTVAHINATAKNAADDKLRQSLRRFADTHTAPATVVLVSTDVNFALELSDLRHRHGFRIILVHKNQASEALLHHAHELICFEEFISDLPPRLPLKMPACHALLYVYNLPTNRDSKSVSNRLRRLSDNCGGKVLSISGSSAILRFLNQESAERARKRMENEDVFGNRIVVSFTPKNKELNETKSSSFVGTEKVKSPKKINKNTKLCLLNKDSSDQSSGTKGSAGRGLQIHGSIIKPTNVKSLQELCRLESKTVGKNVENQQEHLREQIPSPQSNSNAAIPVSLATKKIGMGESSCKSGQKKDTSASRSITNSPVDKKDKDETVFQVSYPSAFSKLTASRQLSPLLMSQSCWSSRSMSPNLSNRSSPLTFNVVNHTSGIDCPDPFANGADIHISNIDYRLSRKELQQNLQEVFSRHGKVKSVELSPHTDYQLKATVQMENLQEAISAVSSLHRYKIGSKRIQVSLATGAASKSLALLSSETMSILQDAPACCLPMFKFTEIYEKKFGRKLVVSDLYKLTDTVAIRDQGSGRLVCLLPSSQARQSPLGSSQSHDGSSANCSPIIFEELEYHEPVCKQHCLNKDFIEHEFDPDSYRIPFVVLSLKTFAPQVHSLLQTHEGTVPLLSFPDCYMSEFNDLEMVPEGQGGVPLEHLITCVPGVNIATAQNGIKVIKWIHNKPPPPTTDPWLLRSKSPVGNPQLIQFSREVIDLLKSQPSCVIPVSKFIPTYHHHFAKQCRVSDYGYSKLMELLEAVPHVLQILGMGSKRLLTLTHRAQVKRFTQDLLKLLKSQASKQVIVREFLQAYHWCFSKDWDVTEYGVCELADIISEIPDTTICLSQQDNEMVICIPKRERTQEEIERTKQFSKEVVDLLRHQPHFRMPFNKFIPSYHHHFGRQCKLAYYGFTKLLELFEAIPDVLLVLECGEEKILTLTEVEQVKAVAAQFVKLLRSQKDNCLMMTDLLTEYSKTFGYTLRLHDYDVSSVTALMQKLCHVVKVVDTESGKQIQLINRKSLRTLTAQLLVLLMSWDGTSFLSVEQLKQHYESIHSTSLNPCEYGFMTLTELLKSLPYLVEVFTNGTAEEYVKLTNLYMFAKNVRSLLHTYHYQQIFLYEFPVAYSKYTGEVLQPKAYGCNNLEELLGAIPQVVWIKGHGHKRIVVLKNDMKTRFSSPSFPPADHVDDHGNQLADNNGHIMETPGSTSSMELSLGTPSNVSNQTEQELLCLTNTSPVDLLCEPVPSCLPSPQLRPDPVVLESADLIQFEERPAPLSEIMILTEEEKQRIVTTAQEKLISGSVVPNTTENASVPPCQSSETQLNKEAMDSPAKKQHKNKVKLAANFSLAPVTKL; this is translated from the exons CCAACCAGAAACAGCCTAGTTGATGCTGCTAAAATCTGGCCGAATATTCCTCCTCCAAGTGCACAGACCACACCTGTTCCAATCCCAATATGTAATGGCTGTGGAACCAAAGGAACAGGAAATGAGAAGAGTTTGCTGCTGGCAAGCAGCCTTGGCAAATCACCGCAGAAATATG GGTCTCCGGAAGTCGCAATAACGGGCCAAGTTCTGGAGAATTTGCCCCCCATTGGAGTCTTCTGGGATATTGAAAACTGTTCAGTTCCCACTGGCCGTTCAGCTATAGCAGTTGTACAGAGGATTCGTGAAAAGTTTTTTAAAGGTCACAGAGAGGCAGAATTCATCTGTGTGTGTGAcattagcaaagaaaataaagaagttatTCAGGAGCTAAACAACTGCCAG GTGACTGTTGCACACATCAATGCTACAGCAAAGAATGCTGCTGATGACAAACTCAGGCAAAGTCTTAGGAGATTTGCTGATACACACACTGCACCTGCCACTGTGGTTCTTGTGTCAA cgGATGTAAACTTTGCTTTGGAACTCAGTGACCTGAGACATCGACATGGTTTTCGAATCATTTTGGTGCATAAAAACCAAGCTTCTGAAGCACTCTTACATCATGCTCATGAGctcatttgttttgaagaatttatttcagacTTGCCACCAAGGTTACCACTAAAAATGCCG GCATGCCATGCACTATTGTATGTTTATAATCTGCCAACaaacagagacagcaaaagCGTCAGTAATAGACTTAGGCGTTTGTCAGACAATTGTGGAGGGAAGGTGCTGAGCATTTCTGGAAGCAGTGCAATTCTCCGTTTCTTAAATCAAGAAAGTGCTGAACGGGCTCGGAAGAGAATGGAAAATGAAGATGTCTTTGGTAACAGGATTGTAGTGTCTTTTACTCCCAAAAACAAAGAacttaatgaaacaaaaagctcCAGCTTTGTGGGAACTGAAAAGGTGAAGTCTCccaaaaaaattaacaagaacACAAAGCTGTGCCTCCTCAACAAAGACTCAAGTGATCAGTCTTCTGGTACCAAAGGCTCTGCTGGGAGAGGATTACAGATTCATGGATCTATCATCAAACCCACAAATGTTAAAAGTTTACAG GAGCTGTGCCGCCTTGAATCGAAGACTGTGGGTAAAAATGTTGAAAACCAGCAGGAACACTTAAGAGAGCAAATTCCCTCTCCTCAGAGTAACTCTAATGCAGCAATTCCTGTGTCTCTGGCAACCAAAAAAATTGGAATGGGAGAATCATCCTGTAAAAGCGGTCAGaa AAAAGACACCTCTGCTTCCAGGAGCATTACCAATTCCCCTGTAgataaaaaagacaaagacGAAACTGTATTTCAGGTCAGCTATCCCTCTGCTTTCAGTAAGTTGACAGCCTCAAGACAACTCAGTCCTTTACTCATGTCTCAGAGTTGCTGGTCATCTCG GAGTATGTCTCCAAACCTCTCAAACAGATCATCTCCACTCACGTTTAATGTAGTAAATCATACCAGTGGTATAGACTGCCCTGATCCTTTTGCAAATGGTGCAGACATTCATATCAGCAATATAGATTACAGATTGTCCAGAAAAGAGTTGCAGCAAAATTTACAAGAAGTTTTCTCAAGACATGGCAAG gTAAAAAGTGTAGAGCTCAGCCCTCATACAGACTACCAGTTGAAGGCTACAGTTCAGATGGAAAATCTGCAAGAAGCTATCAGTGCTGTCAGCAGTCTTCACAGATACAAAATTGGCAGTAAAAGGATCCAGGTCTCATTAGCAACGGGAGCTGCTAGTAAATCACTCGCTCTACTCAG CTCAGAAACTATGTCCATTCTGCAGGATGCACCTGCTTGTTGTCTGCCTATGTTCAAATTCACAGAAATCTATGAGAAAAA atttGGGCGTAAGTTAGTTGTATCAGACTTATATAAACTAACAGATACCGTGGCAATCCGTGACCAAGGAAGTGGGCGGCTGGTGTGCCTCTTACCCAGCAGCCAAGCCCGGCAAAGTCCATTGGGATCTTCACAGTCACATGATGGTTCATCAGCAAACTGTAGTCCTATAATATTTGAAGAGCTGGAATATCACGAGCCTGTTTGTAAGCAGCATTGCCTGAATAAAGACTTTAT TGAGCATGAGTTTGATCCAGATTCTTATAGAATTccttttgtggttttgtctCTGAAGACATTCGCTCCCCAGGTTCACAGTCTTCTACAGACACATGAGGGTACTGTGCCTTTACTAAg ttttCCTGATTGTTATATGTCAGAGTTCAATGATCTTGAAATGGTGCCAGAAGGCCAGGGTGGTGTTCCTTTAGAACATCTAATTACCTGTGTTCCTGGAGTTAACATTGCCACTGCCCAAAATGGCATTAAAGTTATTAAATGGATACATAACAAACCACCACCTCCTACTACAg aTCCTTGGCTTCTACGTTCTAAGAGCCCTGTAGGTAATCCACAACTTATTCAGTTCAGTAGAGAAGTGATAGATCTACTTAAAAGCCAACCGTCCTGCGTCATACCTGTCAGTAAATTCATCCCAACATACCATCATCACTTCGCAAAGCAATGCCGTGTGTCTGACTATGGGTATTCTAAATTAATGGAGCTGCTAGAAGCAGTGCCTCATGTACTGCAA attctcGGTATGGGTTCCAAACGCTTGTTAACGCTAACACACAGAGCTCAAGTTAAGCGCTTCACTCAAGACTTACTGAAGCTTCTGAAATCCCAGGCCAGTAAACAGGTTATTGTGAGGGAATTCTTACAGGCTTATCACTG GTGTTTTTCGAAGGACTGGGATGTGACTGAGTATGGTGTGTGTGAACTCGCTGATATTATATCAGAAATTCCAGATACGACCATCTGTCTGTCCCAGCAAGACAATGAAATGGTAATTTGTATTCCCAAACGAG AACGTACACaagaagaaattgaaagaaCCAAACAATTTTCTAAAGAGGTAGTAGACTTACTGCGCCATCAACCCCATTTTCGAATGCCATTCAATAAATTTATTCCTTCTTATCACCATCACTTTGGTCGTCAGTGCAAACTTGCTTACTATGGTTTTACAAAACTGCTTGAACTCTTTGAAGCCATACCAGATGTCTTACTT gTGTTAGAATGTGGGGAGGAGAAAATTCTTACACTCACAGAGGTGGAACAAGTCAAAGCAGTTGCTGCCCAGTTTGTTAAGCTGCTGCGGTCTCAGAAAGACAACTGTCTAATGATGACTGATTTACTGACAGAGTACAGTAAAACGTTTGGATACACACTGCGTCTTCATGACTATGATGTTAGCTCAGTTACAGCTTTAATGCAAAAACTTTGCCATGTTGTAAAG GTGGTTGACACAGAGTCTGGCAAGCAAATTCAGCTGATAAATAGAAAATCTCTGCGGACTCTGACTGCCCAGTTGCTAGTCTTGTTGATGTCCTGGGATGGAACATCCTTTCTCTCTGTTGAACAGCTTAAACAACATTATGAATCAATCCATAGTACTTCACTTAATCCATGTGAATATGGATTTATGACCTTAACTGAACTCCTCAAGAGTCTCCCTTACTTGGTTGAG GTTTTTACCAATGGTACAGCAGAAGAGTATGTGAAGCTTACAAATCTGTATATGTTTGCGAAGAATGTAAGGTCCTTGCTTCACACTTACCACTATCAGCAGATCTTTCTTTATGAGTTCCCAGTAGCATATAGCAAATACACAGGAGAAGTGCTGCAACCTAAAGCATATGGATGCAATAATTTAGAAGAGCTCTTGGGAGCAATTCCACAG gtGGTCTGGATTAAAGGGCATGGCCATAAGAGAATTGTGGTACTAAAGAATGATATGAAAA CTCGTTTTAGTTCACCTAGTTTTCCCCCTGCTGATCATGTGGATGATCATGGAAATCAACTTGCTGACAATAACGGACATATTATGGAGACCCCAGGATCCACTTCATCAATGGAACTAAGTCTAGGAACACCTAGCAACG TTTCTAATCAAACTGAGCAAGAACTTCTTTGCCTCACAAACACATCTCCTGTTGACCTCCTTTGCGAGCCAGTTCCTTCCTGCCTGCCATCCCCACAACTGAGACCTGATCCAGTAGTTCTTGAGTCTGCAGACCTCATTCAGTTTGAAGAACGCCCTGCACCTCTCTCTG agaTAATGATTttaacagaagaagaaaaacaaagaattgTTACTACAGCTCAAGAAAAATTGATCTCTGGTTCTGTGGTGCCCAACACCACAGAGAATGCTTCAGTGCCTCCTTGTCAGTCCTCTGAAACCCAACTAAACAAGGAAGCAATGGACAGCCCAGccaaaaagcaacacaaaaacaaGGTGAAATTGGCAGCAAACTTCTCACTTGCACCTGTAACCAAGCTTTAA